Part of the Trichoderma asperellum chromosome 1, complete sequence genome is shown below.
ttttttctaaCCCTTTACATAATAGAAGGCCCTTATCTCACAAGCGTAAACTTTAAGGATTTACATGATTTCCAAGTACACTtacaagaaaagggaaaatcgATCAGAGCGAAAGCCGAAACGCTGCTCAGTCAAGTCGCTGCCCAGCGACAACATCTTTCCCCCAAGACAGCCGAGCTTGAGAGCAGAGTCGCTAGTCTTCTGGCCGCACAGAAAGAGTATTTCCTCAAACTTGACCGACTAAGCGGAGAGAAGGATCAACTTTCAGAGCAACTTAATGCGGCAACGTTACGATACTTCAAGGCCGAAAAGAAATTGGATCGCGCTAAAAGTGCCCAAGTCCAAAGGTTGGAACAACAAGCATTTGCTAATGCCACGCGGCCTGTTACGACACCTACTGAGGGAGCACCGGAACCTAATGAAGCAAATGGCACTGTCAACGAATTACTAGTCAAGTATGAAGAGGCTACAGCCGCTGCCGCGAAGCAAAAAGAGCAGCTGGAAACCCTTCTCGCGGACCTCAAAACTGCACAGGAGGAAAACACGAGCTTGAAATCTCGACGAGACACCTTTACCGACGAAGACTACATCAGAACTGATGTTTTCAAACAGTTCAAGAGCCAAAACGAGGATCTTATCAAACGAATAAACACCCTGGAAGCTACCAACAAGCAACTTCGCGAGGAGGCCGAAAAGCTTCAGGCAGAGCGAACGGCATTCCGAACCCAGCTTGAGGCAGATATGAACCAGGTGGCACAGGATTACGAAGCTGATATTGCAGCGCGAGATCAGGATTTAACCCGCGTGCGATCTGCCCGCGATGAAATTCTTGCCGAAAATGTGCAACGAAGGGCAAATGCGGAGCAAGAGAAGATTGCAATGGAGCACATCAAGGAACTAGTGTCAGCAAAGGAAGACAGGATATCGGCGCTAGAATTGGAACTTGCTCGCTTACAGCCAGCAGAAGACGAAACGATGGGCGATGCTGGCGACGCCGAGGATATTACGGAAGTGGAACTCCGGCAAAAGTAtaagaagctgaagcaggATTTCAATTCCATTAACTTGGAGCTGCCCGCAATGGAGAAGGCgtacaagaagatgaaggatcTCGCTCAAAAGAAAGTGCTCGACTACGCTGCTCTGGAAGAGAAGGTGGCTATTCTAATTGCTGAAAAGAGCAAAGCCGATCAGAAATACTTCTCCGCTCGAAAGGACGCCGACAACCGAAACAGTGAGATCAGATCTCTGAGGCACCAGAGCGGAAAGACGGCTGAGATCATTGCTCAGCTGAAGGACTTTGAATCTCAGAATCGGACTTTGCTATCGAATCTGGAGAAGCAGGTGGCGGATCTGAAGCAGGCCAACGCAGCCCTTGTTTCggaaaacaagaagatggaaTCCAATAGCCTCGAGGCTGCCAGGCGAGCGGAGTCTGCTGCGAAGCAAGTCGGCGAACTGAGCAATCTGGTAAAGGCGAAGGATGCATCAACGGCTGTCATCAGAGAGCGAAACGCAACGCAAGAGGTCGAAGTTGAGAAGATCAAGGTCCGCCTCGAGCATATACAGAAGGATCGAGACAACTGGAAGAACAAGGCGCTAAGTAACtcatcagaagaagaagacatgcTTCGAGTACGTTTATCCCCTATCATTTCGTTGCATTTCTTTTGCGTCCATTTGATGCTAACATTTGTGGAAAATAGACCATGGCTTTGTGTACGGTATGCCGCACCAACTTCAAGAACACTGCACTCAAAACCTGCGGTCATCTCTTCTGTAACAAGTGTGTGGATGATCGTATAAGCAACCGTATGCGAAAGTGTCCTAGTTGTTCGAGAGCATTCGACAAGATGGATGTTATGCAGGTTcacttttaaaaagaaaattttttaaaaatgaATTTTTAACGTTTTGTCTTGAATCTTTCGAGAACTTGTGTTTTGTCTGTTTGctttgcatttttttttaacctttttccattttttttcgcATATGATTCCACGGAGGAACGACTAGAAATTTATATCGACAACGTCACGAGATCTATCCAAATGTGTTATAGGCGCAAAGGGGGATGGGGAGTTGCTAGCGGTCGGATCCGCAGCGGATGTTATGACACCTACCAACTATGTGTCAATTTTGTTTTCCAAATCTTTCGAAGAAAAGGTATAGGGGTCGGCATGTTGGACAATGTAGCACCAGTGTATGTTTACCGGCAAAAAGGATATGAAGGGGGGCTTCCAATCTTGTACATAA
Proteins encoded:
- the BRE1 gene encoding E3 ubiquitin-protein ligase bre1 — its product is MPVATTPSASPRPSTLVKMDDRKRPAISGAEDLAPPSKRVAINGSKAKDDNTDMKEETWIEVYTKGAIYRQMQEYSRKALTAESRLEELHKRSVHHDDHLRIVDAWWRQLIEELELIAASKITPTEKTEGPYLTSVNFKDLHDFQVHLQEKGKSIRAKAETLLSQVAAQRQHLSPKTAELESRVASLLAAQKEYFLKLDRLSGEKDQLSEQLNAATLRYFKAEKKLDRAKSAQVQRLEQQAFANATRPVTTPTEGAPEPNEANGTVNELLVKYEEATAAAAKQKEQLETLLADLKTAQEENTSLKSRRDTFTDEDYIRTDVFKQFKSQNEDLIKRINTLEATNKQLREEAEKLQAERTAFRTQLEADMNQVAQDYEADIAARDQDLTRVRSARDEILAENVQRRANAEQEKIAMEHIKELVSAKEDRISALELELARLQPAEDETMGDAGDAEDITEVELRQKYKKLKQDFNSINLELPAMEKAYKKMKDLAQKKVLDYAALEEKVAILIAEKSKADQKYFSARKDADNRNSEIRSLRHQSGKTAEIIAQLKDFESQNRTLLSNLEKQVADLKQANAALVSENKKMESNSLEAARRAESAAKQVGELSNLVKAKDASTAVIRERNATQEVEVEKIKVRLEHIQKDRDNWKNKALSNSSEEEDMLRTMALCTVCRTNFKNTALKTCGHLFCNKCVDDRISNRMRKCPSCSRAFDKMDVMQVHF